A stretch of the Alosa alosa isolate M-15738 ecotype Scorff River chromosome 16, AALO_Geno_1.1, whole genome shotgun sequence genome encodes the following:
- the plcd1a gene encoding 1-phosphatidylinositol 4,5-bisphosphate phosphodiesterase delta-1a isoform X2, with product MELNGTAGKHGLEGDADLEFLLVGGELQKVRSSSWKKGRFYKLQEDCKTMWHESHKTFKRTQTFSIDDIEAVRHGRQSEGLQKHIDPSVEELCFSIIFKGRRKNLDLIASSAEEAKRWVTGLDKVITNMRGLNRQKTSEHWIFNCMRKADKNKDNKMTLKELKHFLRQINVEVDDTYAEELFSKCDKSNSGTLEGSEIKHFYDMLTHREEIDVIYGKYAQMDGQMSAVNLLDFLLNEQRASATMEHAIKLIEKYELDDSAKQKKHMTKDGFLMYLHQEEGLIFNHAHKEVYQDMTQPINHYFISSSHNTYLMEDQLKGPSSTEAYIKALMKSCRCVELDCWDGPNGEPIIYHGYTLTSKILFKDVIKAIKEYAFKTSEYPVIISLENHCTLEQQKLMAQHMVSILGDALLTQPLGDQMPSCFPSPEELKGRFLIKGKRLNKLDAAFNNNSAVEDDSVSEEDEAADCKENGQKPKNKKSKIKLAKELSDLVIYCKSVHFSGFEHARDSLAFYEISSFKESKALNLADSSATAYIHHNMDKLSRIYPAGSRTDSSNYNPVPLWNAGCQIVALNFQTPGKEMDLNQGRFLPNGMSGYVLKPEFQRDPASQFDPKSLQKGPWYKKKTLHLMVISAQQLPKLNKDKCKSIVDPLVRVEIIGVPADAATKETHHLNNNGFNPMWNENFKFNVHVPELAMVRFVVEDYDSTSPNDLIGQYCLPFTSLQLGYRHIPLLTKRGDIIASAGLFVHLMVLDAE from the exons TCTCCATTGATGACATTGAGGCAGTGCGTCATGGCCGGCAGTCAGAGGGGCTTCAGAAGCACATAGACCCAAGTGTGGAGGAACTCTGCTTCTCCATCATCTTCAAGGGCCGGCGCAAGAACCTGGACCTCATAGCCAGCTCTGCCGAGGAGGCCAAGCGCTGGGTGACCGGCCTGGATAAAGTAATCACCAACATGCGTGGCCTCAACCGACAGAAGACCAGTGAACA TTGGATCTTCAACTGCATGCGCAAAGCGGACAAGAATAAAGACAACAAGATGACCCTGAAAGAGCTGAAGCACTTCCTGCGTCAGATAAATGTTGAAGTGGACGACACGTACGCCGAAGAACTCTTCAGC AAATGTGACAAGTCGAACTCGGGCACCCTGGAGGGCTCAGAGATCAAGCACTTCTACGACATGCTGACGCACCGCGAGGAGATCGACGTGATCTACGGGAAGTATGCGCAGATGGACGGCCAGATGAGCGCCGTCAACCTGCTGGACTTCCTGCTGAACGAGCAGAGAGCGAGCGCCACCATGGAACAcgccatcaaactcattgaaaAGTATGAGCTCGATGACTCAG CCAAGCAGAAGAAGCATATGACCAAAGACGGTTTCCTGATGTATCTGCACCAAGAGGAGGGGCTTATCTTCAACCACGCCCACAAAGAGGTGTACCAGGACATGACTCAGCCCATAAACCATtacttcatctcctcctctcacaaCACCTACCTGATGGAGGACCAACTCAAAGGGCCCAGCAGCACAGAAGCCTACATCAA GGCGCTGATGAAGAGCTGTCGCTGTGTGGAGCTGGACTGTTGGGACGGACCCAACGGAGAGCCCATCATCTACCACGGCTACACGCTCACGTCCAAGATCCTCTTCAAAGACGTCATCAAGGCCATTAAAGAATACGCCTTCAAA ACCTCGGAGTACCCGGTCATCATCTCCCTGGAGAACCACTGCACGTTGGAGCAGCAGAAGCTCATGGCCCAGCACATGGTCTCCATCCTGGGGGACGCCCTGCTCACGCAGCCCCTGGGGGACCAGATGCCCTCATGCTTCCCATCACCAGAG GAGCTGAAGGGGCGCTTTCTGATCAAGGGCAAGCGGCTGAACAAACTGGATGCTGCCTTCAACAACAACAGCGCCGTGGAGGACGACAGCGTGTCTGAGGAGGACGAAGCGGCCGACTGCAAAGAGAACGGCCAGAAGCCCAAAAACAAG AAATCCAAGATTAAGCTGGCGAAGGAGCTCTCTGACTTGGTCATCTACTGCAAGAGTGTGCACTTCAGTGGCTTTGAACATGCTCGCGATAGCCTTGCCTTCTACGAGATATCCTCCTTTAAGGAGAGTAAAGCTCTCAACTTGGCAGATTCATCAG CCACAGCCTACATTCACCACAACATGGACAAGCTCAGCAGAATCTACCCAGCTGGCTCTAGGACCGACTCGTCCAACTACAACCCTGTGCCTCTGTGGAATGCTGGCTGCCAGATAG TGGCCCTGAACTTCCAAACGCCCGGTAAGGAGATGGACCTGAACCAAGGCCGCTTCCTGCCCAACGGGATGAGCGGCTACGTCCTCAAGCCCGAATTCCAGAGGGACCCAGCCTCCCAGTTTGACCCCAAGTCCCTCCAGAAAGGCCCATGGTACAAGAAGAAGACTCTTCACCTCATG GTGATCTCAGCCCAGCAACTGCCCAAGCTCAATAAGGACAAGTGCAAGTCCATCGTGGACCCCCTGGTCAGGGTGGAGATCATTGGCGTCCCGGCTGACGCTGCAACCAAAGAGACGCACCACCTTAACAATAATG GCTTCAACCCCATGTGGAATGAGAACTTCAAGTTTAATGTGCACGTGCCTGAGCTGGCCATGGTGCGCTTTGTGGTGGAGGACTACGACTCCACATCCCCGAATGACCTGATTGGTCAATACTGCTTGCCCTTCACCAGTCTACAGCTAG GTTACCGTCACATTCCACTGCTCACCAAGAGAGGTGACATCATAGCCTCCGCCGGACTTTTTGTGCACCTCATGGTTCTGGATGCAGAGTAA